The DNA region TCCGTCAAGGTCGGGATCGCGACCGGGGACCCGGATCAGCGCGACGAGTACCTCGGGCGGTACGACATCATTGTCGCCACATCCGAGAAGACCGATTCGCTGATCAGAAACAAAGCCGGGTGGCTGAAAAGCATCTCTCTTCTCGTCGTTGACGAAATCCACCTCATCGGTGACGAATCACGCGGGGGCACTCTTGAAATGGTGATCGCGCAGCTGAGGTTCCAGAACCCAGACATGCAGATCATCGGCCTGTCAGCCACGATGGGCAATCCCGAAAGCCTTGCAAAATGGCTGGATGCCGCCCTCATCACGAGCGAGTGGCGGCCGGTCGATCTCCGGGAAGGAGTCTACTATGACGGAGCGATCCATTTCCACGGAACCGAACGTCTGCTCGAAACCCCGAAAAAGGACGATGATCTCAATCTTCTCTTGGATACGGTAAACGAAGGCGGGCAGTGCCTGGTCTTCGTCTCGTCAAGGCGTTCGGCCGAGGCATACGCAAAGCGGGCCGCAGTCACGCTGAAAAAAACCTCACCCACGCTCGACGAACTTTCAAAACGGATCGGAAAAGCCGACACGACTGCGTCCGGGAAAAATCTCGCCCTTGCGGTAAAATCCGGAGCCGCGTTCCATCACGCAGGCTTGCCCCGGGAAGCGAGAGCGGCAGTCGAAGAGGGATTTAGGAACGGAGACATCCTCTGCATCTCATCGACCCCGACGCTTGCCGCCGGACTCAACCTGCCAGCACGGCGGGTGATCATCCGGGATTATCAGCGGTATGAGCGGGGGGCCGGCATGAACCCGATCCCGGTCCTCGAGTACCGGCAGATGGCGGGAAGGGCCGGCAGACCGAGACTCGATCCCTACGGAGAAGCGGTCCTTATCGCCAAGCAGCAACGTGACGTGGACCGGCTCTTCGAAGAATTCATCGATGCACCGGCCGAAGACATCACTTCCCAGTGTCAGAGAGAGAACGAACTCAGAAGCCATCTTCTTGCACTCATCACCTCGGGTTTTGCCCAGACGGATGGCGAAGTCAGGGGATTTATGGAAAAATCCTTCTACGCAAGCCAGAAGTCCGTTCACCGGCGTCTCGACAAAAACATCGAGAAGACGCTTGCCTATCTGGAAAAGTCCGGGATGGTCGAGAGGGAAGGAGACGAGATCCATGGGACCCTGTTTGGAGCGCTGACGTCCCGGCTCTACCTCGACCCCGAATCTGCCATGATGATCAAAGACGGCCTTGCCGGGAAAAAGTTCACGGCATTTGGGATGCTGCACCTTCTCTGCATGACGCCGGATATGTTCAGATTCTATCTGAAAGCCTCGGACGAGAAGTTCGTGGATAAAATCCTCAAGGAAAGAAGCGAAGAACTCCTGCTCGATGATCTGTCCGAGGAGTTTTTTGCGGCGATCAAGACGGCGCTCGTCGCCGAGGAGTGGATCTCCGAGATCGGCGAGGACTCCATCTGCGAGCGGTTCGGAGTAGGCGCCGGCGATATCCATGCAGTTGTTGAAAACCTCAGATGGCTCATGCATGCGGCAGGCAGGATCTGTCATGAGTTCGCCGCCGACTGCGATGACGAGATGCGGGATCTCGAACTCCGGGTGACCCACGGCGTAAAAGAGGAGCTTCTCCCCCTGATCGCCCTCAAAGGAATAGGGCGGGTTCGGGCCCGCAGAATCTTTGACAGAGGTATCACCAGCCCGGAAAAGCTGATGGCCGCAGAAAAAGATGAGGTCGTCTCGATTCTTGGAGCGACCATCGCGAAAAATGTTCTCGAACAGGCGGGCCGCAGATCCGCAAAAAAGAGAGAGCAGGAACTTGAAGAGAGCGAGGATGAGCACGAAGAAGAGGATCTGCCGACCGAGAAAAAACCGCAGGCTACCCTTTTCGATTTTGGAGGATAAACATGACGATGAAGATTTTTTCAGGAAAACTGGATGTTGAGAGTGTTGCAGGCACGCTGAAAACGATTAACGGCATCGGGAAAGACACAGGGTCAACCATCGTTCTTTTCGACGCGGCAAAGATCGCCGGAAAACCCCACATAGAATCGGCGGTCATGCATGCAGAGCGGTCCTTTGCCGAAGGAAAAAATATTGCCCGCACTCTTTCGATGGAGATCCTGCTGTATGCATCCGGGCAGAGACAGTGTTCCCTTGCCCCGCGATTCGGTCTGCAGGCAGGTCAAAATCAGGTGTATGTCCTGATTCTCGACGGCGATGCCGGCAGAGCGGAGGAAGAGATCCGGGAGCTCATCGAAGAGTCGAATGAAGTCACCGCCGACACAAAGACCCTCATGCGGGAGTTTTCCATCACCGAAGAGGAGATCGGCGTCGTCGGCGAGGACCGGATCGGCGAACTTGTGATAGAACGGGTCGCTATGCTCGATGCATGGCG from Methanocorpusculum labreanum Z includes:
- the cgi121 gene encoding KEOPS complex subunit Cgi121, whose protein sequence is MTMKIFSGKLDVESVAGTLKTINGIGKDTGSTIVLFDAAKIAGKPHIESAVMHAERSFAEGKNIARTLSMEILLYASGQRQCSLAPRFGLQAGQNQVYVLILDGDAGRAEEEIRELIEESNEVTADTKTLMREFSITEEEIGVVGEDRIGELVIERVAMLDAWR
- a CDS encoding ATP-dependent DNA helicase, with translation MKINEMPIPNHLREAYAKNGIEELYPPQAECVNAGLFNRKNILAAIPTASGKTLIAEMAMQKEVAEGGKCLYIVPLKALASEKYEDFSGKSVKVGIATGDPDQRDEYLGRYDIIVATSEKTDSLIRNKAGWLKSISLLVVDEIHLIGDESRGGTLEMVIAQLRFQNPDMQIIGLSATMGNPESLAKWLDAALITSEWRPVDLREGVYYDGAIHFHGTERLLETPKKDDDLNLLLDTVNEGGQCLVFVSSRRSAEAYAKRAAVTLKKTSPTLDELSKRIGKADTTASGKNLALAVKSGAAFHHAGLPREARAAVEEGFRNGDILCISSTPTLAAGLNLPARRVIIRDYQRYERGAGMNPIPVLEYRQMAGRAGRPRLDPYGEAVLIAKQQRDVDRLFEEFIDAPAEDITSQCQRENELRSHLLALITSGFAQTDGEVRGFMEKSFYASQKSVHRRLDKNIEKTLAYLEKSGMVEREGDEIHGTLFGALTSRLYLDPESAMMIKDGLAGKKFTAFGMLHLLCMTPDMFRFYLKASDEKFVDKILKERSEELLLDDLSEEFFAAIKTALVAEEWISEIGEDSICERFGVGAGDIHAVVENLRWLMHAAGRICHEFAADCDDEMRDLELRVTHGVKEELLPLIALKGIGRVRARRIFDRGITSPEKLMAAEKDEVVSILGATIAKNVLEQAGRRSAKKREQELEESEDEHEEEDLPTEKKPQATLFDFGG